In Pyricularia oryzae 70-15 chromosome 2, whole genome shotgun sequence, one genomic interval encodes:
- a CDS encoding AP-1 complex subunit sigma-1, with amino-acid sequence MAIQYLILLSRQGKVRLAKWFTTLIPKDKAKIVKDVTQAVLARRTRMCNFLEYKDTKIVYRRYASLFFIAGCSSDDNELITLEIIHRYVEQMDKYYGNVCELDIIFSFTKAYYILDEILLAGEMQESSKKNILRCISQQDSLEDMEVEDEVTRIM; translated from the exons ATGGCCATTCA ATACCTGATCCTGCTCTCAAGGCAGGGCAAGGTC CGCCTTGCAAAATGGTTCACTACCCTCATTCCCAAAGATAAGGCCAAGATCGTCAAGGATGTCACTCAGGCTGTCCTGGCCAGGCGCACACGCATGTGCAACTTCTTGGAATACAAGG ATACGAAAATCGTCTACCGTCGCTATGCTTCGCTATTCTTCATTGCAGGCTGTTCCTCCGATGACAACGAGCTCATAACGCTAGAGATCATCCACCGCTACGTCGAGCAGATGGACAAGTATTACGGAAACGTTTGCGAACTGGATATTATCTTCTCCTTCACCAAGGCCTACTACATTCTGGACGAGATCCTACTCGCCGGCGAGATGCAGGAGAGcagtaaaaaaaacatattGAGGTGTATATCCCAGCAGGACTCGCTGGAAGACATGGAG GTCGAGGATGAAGTGACGAGGATCATGTAG
- a CDS encoding mitogen-activated protein kinase MAF1 — protein sequence MKFIPVPDFVTVTSALNFDTPDCHVSGGCDLYTTKPTGQDKKLYKRIDGSLESQHESLLKFGASLSPPQRAEMASTLNLSRSSPFGSLADISSRRTFAYIIATLNASHPDYDFSHVLRPSDFKREKNLRRVMNNLDSTLGNVRPANPGMDYLLSRSLSCGSDSTNTDPVWGPQMWATIDKEMALDDCNVFSYQPAENPFDEEEGAIWALHYFFFNKQLKRVAYLHVRGVPVTSSHSEPPYRPPHRSHAGAVGNLAAGHDEDDWENGGLSSSLKGANKRARFWFGDSIAERIRSESDDDMDDGMVWNRTADGEFDEYRGDFDDNESMGDDYSEADEMDTDFDDDESERGRRMSTSEVNGIKKGTVRAVSEDVAAQMEIE from the exons ATGAAG TTCATACCGGTTCCCGACTTTGTGACTGTAACGAGCGCGCTCAATTTCGATACGCCCGATTGTCATGTCTCCGGCGGCTGCGACCTGTACACCACGAAGCCCACAGGGCAGGACAAGAAGTTGTACAAACGCATCGACGGCTCTCTGGAGAGCCAACACGAGTCGCTATTAAAGTTCGGCGCCAGTCTCAGCCCACCACAGCGAGCGGAGATGGCCTCGACACTAAACTTGTCAAGATCGAGTCCCTTCGGCTCGCTGGCAGACATCTCAAGCCGTCGCACATTTGCATACATAATCGCAACACTCAACGCGTCGCACCCAGACTATGACTTTTCGCATGTTCTGAGGCCGAGTGATTTCAAGAGGGAGAAGAACTTGAGAAGGGTTATGAACAACCTTGACAGCACTTTGGGCAACGTCCGACCGGCCAACCCAGGTATGGATTATTTGTTGTCTAGGAGTCTGAGCTGCGGATCCGACAGCACCAACACCGACCCTGTATGGGGACCACAGATGTGGGCCACCATCGACAAGGAGATGGCGCTTGACGACTGCAACGTATTCAGCTACCAGCCGGCTGAGAACCCGTTTGACGAAGAGGAGGGCGCTATCTGGGCGCTGCACTACTTCTTCTTCAACAAGCAACTCAAGCGTGTGGCGTATCTTCATGTGAGGGGAGTCCCTGTAACTAGCAGCCACAGCGAGCCCCCGTACCGCCCGCCTCATCGTAGTCATGCAGGTGCTGTCGGAAACCTGGCGGCCGGTCATGATGAAGACGACTGGGAAAATGGTGGTCTGTCATCGTCTCTCAAAGGCGCAAACAAGCGCGCAAGATTTTGGTTTGGTGACAGCATTGCCGAACGGATAAGATCCGAGTCTGATGACGACATGGATGATGGCATGGTTTGGAACCGCACAGCAGATGGGGAGTTTGACGAATATCGTGGAGACTTTGATGACAACGAGAGCATGGGCGACGACTATTCAGAAGCAGACGAGATGGACACCGAtttcgacgacgacgagtctGAGCGCGGCCGGAGGATGTCGACTTCTGAAGTCAATGGCATCAAGAAGGGCACTGTTCGGGCTGTGAGTGAAGATGTCGCGGCGCAGATGGAGATTGAGTGA
- a CDS encoding 4-carboxymuconolactone decarboxylase: MPPRFVRFQTAIPIRLTYNPPPSLNHNHSNTTTSSPIRSFHQSPPANMRIPYVPNPPPASTPEADKAVYERVAARRAPRPLQPLDLALLHSPPVADGWNSFLGAVRTRSSLPADLRELAICRVAVVNTAWYEWMHHAPLAREAGVAESAMENFVKRTEPLVGSNPSQDGLLSDKQWAVLRYTDEMTRNVRVADETFDLLKSLFSEREVVEITATVACYNCVSRFLVALDVGEKNGVGPDDSAH; this comes from the exons ATGCCTCCAAGATTCGTCCGATTCCAGACTGCGATCCCTATTAGACTCACTTACAACCCCCCTCCAAGTCTCAACCACAACCACAgcaacaccaccacctcctcccccatCCGGAGCTTCCACCAATCTCCGCCCGCAAACATGCGCATCCCATACGTCCCGAACCCTCCACCGGCGTCGACCCCCGAGGCCGACAAGGCTgtgtacgagcgcgtggcggCCCGCCGCGCCCCGCGCCCGCTGCAGCCCCTGGACCTGGCGCTGCTGCACAGCCCGCCCGTGGCCGACGGTTGGAACTCGTTCCTGGGCGCGGTGCGGACGCGCTCTTCCCTGCCCGCCGACCTGCGCGAGCTGGCCATCTGCCGCGTCGCCGTAGTTAACACCGCCTGGTACGAGTGGATGCATCACGCCCCACTGGCCCGCGAGGCCGGCGTTGCCGAGAGCGCCATGGAGAACTTTGTGAAGCGCACCGAGCCGCTCGTCGGCTCGAACCCATCGCAGGACGGCCTGCTCTCGGATAAGCAGTGGGCGGTGCTGAGGTACACGGACGAGATGACGCGCAACGTGCGGGTCGCCGACGAGACGTTTGACCTGCTCAAGAGCCTCTTTTCGGAGCGTGAGGTTGTCGAGATCACGGCTACCGTTGCGTGTTATAACTGCGTAAGCAGGTTCCTGGTTGCGCTGGACG TCGGGGAGAAGAATGGCGTAGGGCCCGATGACAGCGCACACTAA